The Oncorhynchus gorbuscha isolate QuinsamMale2020 ecotype Even-year linkage group LG04, OgorEven_v1.0, whole genome shotgun sequence genome includes the window ttgaaaggaaaaacaaaaacctgcagacactaggccttccacggaatgagtttgacacccctgctataCTAATGCTGTGTTCAAAACTACTGGGCACTCAGAACTTGGAAATCTTCGACATCCGACTTCAGTGCATTCAAACCAACTTGAGAAAAATCGATTTCAACGGTCAATCCAACTCGGGGCCTCTTTCAAGAGCTCCGAttttctgacctgaagatcactgacgtcatgatttgacctcatatttttcagagtttccagttgttttgaacccGGCAGTAGATCCAGTATTATGCTCTATGGCAGGGATGTCAAACTCCTTCCATGGTAggcctagtgtctgctggtttatggggtttcctttcaattaagacctagacaatcAGGTGAttggagttccttactaatttgtcaacttaattaatcaatcaaataCAAGGAAGGAGTGAAAATCCGCAGACATGCGGCCCTCCGtcgaatgagtttgacacccggTCTGTAGTATAATAATGCACCAACCAAAAAGAGAAAGCAAAAACCCAGAGATCCTTGCAGCCAAATCAATCATTGTAGACATTCCACACTACTTCTACATAGATTGAAAAAATGATTTGATCATAGACTTTCTGCCAGATTTTCTCCCCTGAGCTGTCTACTTCTGAAGCCAGTCTGCTTCATACTCTTGTTTTCTACCAAAATCAATATCATATTCCCATATCTGACTGGCACACGATGTTATTCCATCTCATCATAAAAAAAGATTTTCAACGAAAGTCTGTCAATCAAATCTGCAGCATCACTAGTCAAAATTAGTTCCCTCGTGAATTTGGCTTGGCGTGTTGAGGGTGGGGTCATTTGCTCTTTTCAGTTGGTGACACAGATTAATCACATTTGTTAAGTTAGTAAAAAAAAGTGCTTTATTGGGAAATTATAGAAAGGATGACAAACATTTTAGTTACTTGTCTCCTGGGCAAATTAAAACAtacatagatttttttttaaatacatcttACACTCGCATACATCTGACACTCACTGCATACATACACTTTAAATATAACCTTTTTTTCTCATTGGCAAAATCCTGAATTTAGCTAGACGTGACTAAAATATTATCGATTGCACTATTGCACCAATAGTCCCCAGGCTAAACTTCGGGTGGAAGTGGCTGGGAACAGATTATGTGAGCAGAGCGTTCCCAATTCGACTGGAGCGTgattcccaaaggctggagcGTAGGGCTTTGCTCAGGCTCCAATTTCGCTCTCAATTCACGAGCTCAGGCCAGTACCACTCACTTCACAAGCTCAGGGCATGCCCGGCCCAGCATGCATTTCGagtctacttgtgtgctgctaaCTATAGCTACTATCATGGAGTTCGCTAAATATTTTCAAAAAGAAACTGATGAAACACACATGTGCTTAATGAAGGTGATTTACCAAGACGATgaccaagagcaagagagggagtgcgGTGATATAGTGTACACAACTAAATAATCtttgtggaatctgaaaagacacgTATTCTGAAAGTATGATCGTGTACTTACTGCATGCACATGCTAAAAGAAAGGTACGAGGTGGGTAGATAActgtgtcattgtagcaaagtatttcTAAACAAAAAATCTGATCTCTTAAACCTTAAGTGTATTTTTGTTCTATTATCTATACAACaggccataattgattttggCCCAATAGGCCTGGCATATTCACACATTCAAGCAGCTTTCTGTTTTGATTGGGTTATTTTGCCTAAAAACATTCAGGCCTACCTATTGCCCAGCAAGAGTGGCCAAAGAGGTGTTTAGCATCCCCTGGGGCTCTGCACGTGTGGGGAGGGTATTCTCCGTTGCTGGCCGTCTATCCAGGCACCATGcatgagcctgaagccacagactggccaaacttgtatttaaaaaaattcaAAGGCACTAATAGGTCATTTTTTGGTGTATTTTGTATTTAATTATAAGTAAGTCACAGCCTATATATGTAATTAATAAACTACAATGATTTAATACAACAAAAGGTTGCTCTTTATGTCCCTACCAGCCTATTGTGTCGCACTCGCAAATGCTTCACTATGTATTTTTTGTAGACTATAGCTTTGAAATGAtttagcctaaataattcatTTTCGTTCCTtcttaggctccctgtctggATTTCCAACCGCTCAACTCCCTCACATGCTCTGGCTGGGAACGAGATTATACATAAAACATATCCTttaatagagtaccacagtatgaatctcaatacccataaaacctagcggtcaaacagggaaatggttccaatcgtttttcctcCATTGtttccataggggattttagaaacacttaaaataaaataagagctgtgtttcgtgtaggcttaccctggcgtggcattttgataaccatgtaaatatctcttggacaaggtgacttttatcaatatatttgcttgtatgtggctatcataaagaactacaaataccatgatgatctggacaaAACTGCCGAATCGAGGCGAAGGTAAGAATCTCTCGAGTAACTATCtaaatgttagctaaatgtagatTTGAAAAAAATTGCTAAACTCCTTTATActgacaattctgtgaactgtcttgtgcaagttttaaaatTGACACattacctgttagcaaaggtgtcaggaGCTTGCActgatttgtagtcttgcatgatgtctactttgatgcaaATTTGCATTTTTAAACAGAGAAAATAGAGCCAAATATTTTGATAAGTCACCTTGTCTGAGACAAATTTAAATGCTTATCAAAacgtcatgccagggtaagcctacacaaaacacagaccttattttaagtgtttctaaaatcccctatgggaaaaatggaGGAAAACAATCGGAACCATTTCtctgtttgactgctaggtttttatgggtattatgacatctCAACTGTGGCGGTCTATGCCTGCATGTGATAGCTGTTTATACTGAAGTTTGGTAAAATGTCCTAAACTGACATTTCAAAAATGCGATGAGGTTTCTTATCCCAACCCAAATTATTGTTACACAGGATAGCCATAACTGCTGTCATATTTCAACAGAGGAGGGGCCTGCTGCCCGCTGTCTGTGTAGATGCTGCTGTGGCCTGATTCTGTCCTCTTGGGCTGGCCCTTTCTTACTGAGCTGTAGACCACCCCCGGGTGGGAGCGGTAGCCTAGGACCGAGCGGAAGCTGGAGTTCCTGCTGGCGGGGCGACTCTCTGGGGCTGGGGCATCCTCCCTGGTGGGCAGGGGTAGTGCCAGGCCACAGAGGAGAAGCACAGAAAGGTAGAAGTTAAATTCATTTTCCAGTTTGTCTGCTGCAGCCTCTAATTCTTGGAATGTATGGAATGTCATATTTCATACCTGATTTCATGGGCAACCTCCTTCTCATAGCGACGCTTGTGGCAGCAGCAGACCAGAAGCCAGATGAGAAGCAGGAGGAGGAGCAACAGTAGCAGGCCACCAATCACAGCACCCACTATGGTCCCTGCCTTGTTGGAAGCTAAAAAGGTCCTGATATTCAGACAGGTTCCAAGGAATAGGTCCACACATATGCACCgttctcactttctttctcccAATTAACAGGCTTAAAGATATTTGTGGTTTTAAACTTACGGTTGTATGCGTGCAGGGTGCATTTACACTGCACTTTGCCAACAGGATTCGACACCACACAAAGATAGTTTCCCATGTAGCTCTCTGAGTGATTTCTTATCATCAGCTCTCCAGTCTGAGAGTCTAAAAAAAACCCACAAAAGACAATCACTGCCAGCTACAAGCCACACCTTACCACAGTATATCAACATGTACAGTAGATCTATGGTTATGTGTGCCATGTCTTATCTAGAGGCTTTAGTTCTTGGTTCCTACTTTGTGTTGCTGTGGGCGGGATggcccctccactctctctggtCCAGACATAGTTGATGGGGATGGATCCCACGGAGGACTGGCATCGGAGGGTGACATCGCTCCCCTTCTCCTCGCCACCTTCAACCCAGCACTTAGGCATTGATGGTGGAACTGGTGCAAGAGAATAGATGTAAAACAGTGTCTTTGGAAATATTTCCTTTGATGTACCGTACCAGGggcacaactttcactggggacattgcatttttaacccccccccccttcagttttgccattggaatgtgatacaaaaggaagcaacggtgtgctttaggaccatgagGAAACCTCTGAgtggtcgggtaggctgtttggtgtGTTAATAATCTGACTGGACAGAAAAATTTATATAATTATGTTCCCCCCGCTTCTAAacccaaagttgcgcccctgtactgtacatatgcatTTTTGCAACCAAATGTAAAATGGGCCAATGTGTAAACTTGTTGATTTCTTCTAAGTGTATTTCCACCAAAGGAAATTTGGTATATTGATAGGAACAAAGGAAAGAGGTGTGGCTGCTGGATGGAAGTATCAGAGATAACAAGGTGTTAACAGGGTGTTAACATTCCATCTCGGTGAGAGAGCAAATTAAAAAACGGCACACAGGACAGTGGAATGATGAAACTGGTAAAACAGAAACCAGTCTGGGAGGGGCAGCCTTCCTCACCCATCACTACCAGAGTGACTTTTCGCATGTCGACACCCGGCACTTTCTTGACTTTGCACTGGTAGGTGGCTGTGTCTGAGGCTTTCACTGCAGAGATGGAGACGGATGCGTCTCCCAGTGTGGGAGCTCCTGTGAAGTCCATCCTGGTAGACAAGCTGGGGTCCCCATAATGCACTTTTTTGCCTCCTGAATAAGATAAGATCTAAGAGATAGAGTCAGTTCAATGACAAAAACTACAAAAACAAGTATTGATAACACATATTCAGAACACGTTTTTCTTACTGAAACAGTGAGGATAAGATCTCCAAGACTAGTCTGACCTAATATATATGAGTGGATGTTAAGACTAACATATTAATTTGATAATGCATGTTTCATCTCCAAACCCTCCCCATAAGTTATCCATATCAAGGAtcccctctgtcccctgctctgtagTCTCACCAGCTGGTCTTTCTGGGTCATGTCTGGACGGACGTTCAACCACTCAATGTCCAGTTCTCCTATGTCAGAGGGGTCAGGGATGAAGGTGCACCCCAGCGTGACTGTCTCCCCCTGGGCTTTCTGAATGGTCTGAGGCCCTGTGGATGTTATCTGAATACCCTCTATGACATCTAAGGGTTCAGAGAAAAACACACATTCAGGATTGACACTTACAAAGAATGTGGAGTCCCTCAGGCAGGGACAGACTAAAATGACAACTTCTAAATGGGGAAAAACTGCATTAGCAGTTCACAGAAGTGTAAATgcatttctgataaatttgataTATCCAACATGTAGGACAGACACTGGCTATTGAATGCAGCAGAAACTGACGTTGTTATGACCTGGGACACTGTCTGGGCTCCAACCCAACTGCTGTTTACATTGAGCGAAATAAACCTGTTGCGTAGGAATGTACAGTCAATGCCTGTTCCTGTCGCACAGGCACATCTTACATCCCCTGACAAAGATAAATGGACAGAAAAACCTTGATATGAATTAAACTAAAATGTGGTCTTGCGCAGTGTGGGCCAGAAGGGCCCAACATAATGGATAGCATGGGGAGACTAGGTTAGGAAACCCTGATTTATTTGACAACTCACCTGTGTTGAGATAAACTGTTAGCACAAACATCACAGCCAACTGTAGTCTTGAGCATGTCAGGCACTTTCGCATAGTGACCATATTGGTAAACCTGTATGGCACATCAAGAGAAATATGATTACAATTATTAACTGAATTGTTTGAATGTGTACTTCCTCATTGTGATTTTAATCTAGTTTTATGGAGGAAACATTACTCAGCTAACAGATATGTTGTCTTTATCATGTACTGAAACTACAACGATAAAATATTCTCACTCTTTCTGAGGGGGATAGATAACTGGACAGAATGGCATATGGCCATTCTGTCCAAGACTAGGGGGAGTAAATACTACAAGAGGACATGTACTCTACAATATAACCAACTGTATTTTACGTAAGTGTTAATTATCCCCCTCTCCAACTTAGTGGCTGTTGCTGAGTGAGTGAGGAATTTGAACATTTAACTCTTGATTATATCAGCTCATATTCATAATATTTTGACAGTATTCAAGACAACAATCAAACAATGAATTAATACAAATTACCTTTCTGTTCAGCAATATTCCAAAGGTAAAGTTGTCTCCAGGAGTCCTGACAGACTGAAACAGCACAAAACCTTTGCTTCCCTTCAGTTGCTCTCACCTGAAACTGTAACCTCAGGTCACGCCCTCTCTATTTCCATACAGTCCTTCCTCTGCTTCTTCTTCTACGGTATTATGGCGGTACGCAAACATTGTTAGAGGTGGATGCCACCACCTATTGTGTGGGCTGTGTATCAGCCTACTGTTTTGGGAGTGTGAATTCTTAACATTTTGTAACacagaaaggagagggaaaaAAGGATGGGAAAAGTGAATAAGAAATTgccctaccaactaaccctataccagtggttcttaacctgggttcgatcgaaccccaggggttcggtgagtcagtctcaggggttcggcggaggtcaagacacacatccgactcatatGATTTGTGATGACacgccatcattggctgcaggtgatcacgcttcatcgcttggcctatctgtgctgcagggaatttggtgcgctcagaagtagtcttgtgatttctttcttaatattttaatcccttcatacttactatgtcgagcaaaaaaataaagtggtcagacgaatatgtacaatatggattcacatgtataaccgaacgtgatgggagtcagcgtcctaactgcatgatttgcaatgctaagttgagcaattctagtctatcacgggcaaaactaagagaacccttccttaagctgcatggagatggaaaatacaagaacacaacgctcgctgaattcaaggtgaagagagccagattggatgaaaaggctactctgcctgttctcggctttgtacccatcaacaaaccgatcctcacagcatcgtacgaagttgcttacctgatcgcaaagcagggcaaaccacacaccattggtgaaacactcataaaaccagctgtgttgaagatggcgaatatcatgttgggaaaagaggctgaagttaattctgagttcattctcattttagcatacatggctgatatcttcgcagctctcagtcatctcaatcaaaagatgcagggcggtggagtcaacatcatcgaagcggagaAAAACCTGAAGGCTtaaaaaaaagctaccgttatggaaacgacgaacagagaaggataacttcgcaaactttcccctgctggacgactgtgtaagtaagatcgaagatgtatccgGAATCGGAGAGATTTCTGTACCttcggaactgaagcaagcaattgccacgcacttagatgagcttgcaaagtctctcgacggatatttccctacaagagagtcatatccagcatgggtgaaaCAGCCGTTCACGTGTTgagacagatgtcaatgatgaatacctcgatgaaatcatttaaattcagcagagccacgttcaacagcaactcttcagaacaacaactcTTTCAACGtgttggtgtcaacaaatggtaatataccctgttattgctaagaaatctctggagattttcataccgtttgttacaacatatctttgcgagcaatcctttgaggatgctgaacataaaaacgaagaaaaggaacagactttgttgtgaaaatgacatgagagtggcacttgccaaggtgaagctgcgcatttctgaactggtctctgaaaggcaacagcagaagtcacactgatttgcagcaaatattcattattatgtttttgtttttgtgtgaaaatcatgttttgatgattttgttctttgaacacagtgatgttgatgcacagttcattttgtgcaccagtaaactatgttatgaatttgaaaaaataatattttatttttccaattaagaagggttcggtgaatgcgcatatgaaactggtggggttcagtacctccaacaaggttaagaaccactgccctatacccattaaaacctcactactacTTGGCCCTATTTTATCCTATACCAGGCTGGCAGCCGGGAAGGACGGGACATTATCGTTCAACACACCTTGTAACTCTTCTGCAATAACATCTCGTACACCCAAGTACTTCtttgcagctgccaccacaacatctatttTCAGTGATTTACATCCTATGCCTGCTATACAGTTGATAATAACCAAGGTATGAACACTAAGTAACCAACCTTACTGAAGCACATGTtattcctatcactctcttttGGCCTCGGCCTACTCACAGGGAGCCTCTTAGGATTAGACCCATCATAGTAGACCCATCATCCGCAAACAATTGAGGGATCACAACTGATTTCAGTAATTCAATTTAAATGACactatataaaaataaaatatatatatttttaaatcaagGCGAGTAATGCATAAAAAGCTACCCATAGTCTTATTTTATGAGAAGAGGGTACCATGGAAAGCCCCACTGACAGCTGTCTGTAGGCATTTATAAGAAGTGTCCACGTGGTCTGCAGCCACTACAAATAACAGAAGGTGTTTTTGAATACattcagttaggaacaaattattCTTTAAattgacagcctaggaactgtgggttaactgctacattcaggggtagaacaacagattgtaccttgtcagctcagggattcgatgtagcaacctttcagttactggcccaacgctctaaccactaggctacctgccacctcagcGTATATGTACAGGAGATACATATGGTGCATATCAAGTAACGACAAGAGATTCCTTGAAGCTGCACATGGGTAATAAGAGAGATTACCGAGTGGGTTTGGGAATAGTACTGAATGTGGATGTGAAATTTGTGTGATTGTGAGATATAACATATTAAGCTGATTGAAATATGGATAATAAATTGATTGAAATtaagtacagtcgtggccaaaagttttgagaatgacacaaatattaaatttcacaaagtctgctgcctcagtgtccttagatattttttgtcagatgttactatggaatactgaagtataattacaaggcttttattgacaataacatgaagttgatgcaaagagtcaatatttgtagtgttgacccttcttcaaaaaacctctgcaatctgccatggcatgctgtcaattaacttctgggacacatcatgactgatggcagcccattcttgcataatcaagtcttggagtttgtcagcatttgtgggtttttgtttgtcttgAGGATTGACCcaaagttctcaatgggattaaggtctggggaattTCCTGGCCATGAACCCAAAATATTGAGGTTTTGTCCCCCGAGCCacttatcacttttgccttatggcaaggtgctccatcatgctggaaaagacattgttcgtcaccaaactgttccttgatggttgggagaagttgctctcgggggATGTGTTGGtgccattctttattcatggctgttcATAGGCAATATTATGAGGGAGCCCACTCCCttagctgagaagcaaccccacacatgaatggtctcaggatgctttactgttggcatgatacaggactgatggtagcgctcaccttgtcttctccggacaagcttttttgcCGATTTCCCCAAACAATcgtaaaggggattcatcagagaaaatgactttaccccagtcctcagcagtccaatccctgtaccttttgcagaatatcagtctgtccctggtgGAGAtaaagtggcttctttgctgcccttcttgacaccagaccatcctccaaagtctttgcctcactgtgcatgcagatgcactcacacctgcctgctgccattcctgagcaagctctgtactggtggtgccccaatcctgAAGCTGAATCAACTtaaggagacggtcctggcgcttgctggactttcttgggagcaatatcttactggcagcaatatccttgcctgtgaagccctttctgtgcaaagcaatgatgacggcacgtgtttccttgcaggtaaccgtggctgacagaggaagaacaatgattccatgcaccaccctccttttgaagattccagtctgttattcaaactcaatcagcatgacag containing:
- the vsig8b gene encoding V-set and immunoglobulin domain-containing protein 8b produces the protein MVTMRKCLTCSRLQLAVMFVLTVYLNTDVIEGIQITSTGPQTIQKAQGETVTLGCTFIPDPSDIGELDIEWLNVRPDMTQKDQLILSYSGGKKVHYGDPSLSTRMDFTGAPTLGDASVSISAVKASDTATYQCKVKKVPGVDMRKVTLVVMVPPSMPKCWVEGGEEKGSDVTLRCQSSVGSIPINYVWTRESGGAIPPTATQNSQTGELMIRNHSESYMGNYLCVVSNPVGKVQCKCTLHAYNPSNKAGTIVGAVIGGLLLLLLLLLLIWLLVCCCHKRRYEKEVAHEIREDAPAPESRPASRNSSFRSVLGYRSHPGVVYSSVRKGQPKRTESGHSSIYTDSGQQAPPLLKYDSSYGYPV